The Benincasa hispida cultivar B227 chromosome 9, ASM972705v1, whole genome shotgun sequence genome has a segment encoding these proteins:
- the LOC120087351 gene encoding protein arginine N-methyltransferase 1.5 isoform X1, giving the protein MPLGDRAGDKSESRYCGVETEFDDDVPQLLLSNLSSAGFDFVVAPLMDPSYRPSLMQKKNGGSAVLPFAGSDLVLSPAQWSSHVVGKISSWIDLDSEDDILRIDSETTLKQEIAWASHLSLQACLLPAPKGTSYANYARCVHQILQGLNNMQLWLRIPLVKVDDDSTDVKSDHLVDSWNLWNSFRLLCEHHSQLSIALDVLSTLPSPNALGRWFGESVRAAIFSTDCFLTNSRGYPCLSKRHQKLITGLFNHSIQVVLSGKPLHNVSRGSADSSTGLNKNPSGVQSHPLRCYLDYIAFLYQRMDPLPEQERIELGYRDYLQAPLQPLMDNLESQTYETFEKDAVKYIQYQRAIVKALKDRVPDEKASSITTVLMVVGAGRGPLVRAALQAGEETGRKLKVYAVEKNPNAVVTLHSLVKMEGWEKIVTIISCDMRYWDASEQADILVSELLGSFGDNELSPECLDGAQRFLKQDGISIPSSYTSFIQPITASKLYNDVKAHKDLSHFETAYVVKLHNVARLSPPQPAFTFTHPNRTPEQSNQRYKKLVFEIPNDTGAALVHGFAGYFDAILYDDVHLGIEPSTATPNMFSWFAIFFPLRTPMCVRPGSPVEVHFWRCCSPNKVWYEWCVTSPYQSPLHNGNGRSYWVGL; this is encoded by the exons ATGCCGCTTGGAGATAGAGCTGGTGACAAGAGCGAGTCTCGCTATTGTGGCGTCGAGACTGAATTTGATGACGACGTGCCTCAGCTCCTGCTCTCAAATCTCTCTTCTGCTGGATTTGATTTTGTCGTCGCTCCTCTG ATGGATCCATCCTATCGACCAAGCTTGATGCAGAAAAAAAATGGTGGTTCTGCCGTTCTCCCATTTGCTGGATCGGACTTGGTTTTAAGCCCAGCTCAGTGGAGCAGCCACGTTGTTG GAAAAATTAGTTCTTGGATCGACTTAGATTCTGAAGATGATATTCTACGAATTGATTCTGAGACAACTCTAAAGCAAGAGATTGCATGGGCTTCTCATCTCTCTCTGCAG GCATGCCTTCTTCCAGCACCTAAGGGAACATCATATGCTAATTATGCAAGGTGTGTCCATCAGATTTTGCAGGGCCTTAATAATATGCAG TTGTGGCTCAGGATACCTCTGGTGAAGGTTGATGATGATTCTACAGATGTGAAGTCTGATCATTTG GTTGATTCTTGGAATTTGTGGAACTCATTTCGTCTACTTTGCGAGCACCACAGTCAGTTATCAATTGCACTTGACGTTTT AAGTACGTTGCCTTCACCAAATGCGCTTGGACGATGGTTTGGGGAGTCTGTCAGAGCGGCCATATTTAGTACTGAT TGTTTCTTGACAAATTCACGGGGATATCCATGCCTGTCGAAGCGGCACCAGAAGTTGATTACGGGACTTTTCAATCATTCCATTCAG GTAGTTTTATCTGGGAAACCATTGCACAATGTTTCAAGGGGATCTGCAGATTCGTCTACTGGTCTGAACAAAAATCCTTCAG GTGTACAATCTCATCCGTTGAGGTGCTATTTAGATTATATTGCTTTTCTTTACCAGAGAATGGACCCACTTCCTGAGCAAGAACGAATTGAG CTGGGATACAGGGACTACTTACAGGCCCCTCTCCAA CCTCTTATGGATAACCTAGAGTCTCAAACTTATGAAACTTTTGAGAAAGATGCAGTCAAATACATTCAG TACCAACGAGCAATTGTTAAAGCTTTAAAAGATAGGGTGCCAGATGAGAAGGCATCTTCAATAACAACA GTATTGATGGTCGTAGGCGCAGGTCGTGGACCTCTTGTTAGGGCTGCATTGCAG GCTGGAGAAGAAACGGGTCGCAAACTGAAAGTTTATGCTGTGGAGAAAAATCCCAATGCAGTTGTCACGCTTCAT agTTTGGTTAAAATGGAAGGTTGGGAAAAGATTGTTACCATAATTTCTTGCGACATGCGTTACTGGGATGCTTCAGAGCAGGCTGACATTTTG GTCAGTGAGTTGCTGGGCTCTTTTGGTGACAACGAACTATCTCCTGAGTGTCTTGATGGTGCCCAAAGATTTTTAAAACAGGATGGCATTTCAATACCTTCTTC GTACACGAGTTTCATCCAACCAATTACAGCCTCCAAGCTATACAATGAT GTTAAGGCACATAAAGATTTGTCCCACTTTGAAACTGCGTATGTTGTCAAACTGCACAATGTGGCAAGACTCTCGCCTCCTCAGCCT GCTTTTACCTTTACTCACCCAAACCGGACACCTGAACAAAGCAATCAGCGATATAAGAAGCTCGTATTCGAGATACCGAACGATACCGGTGCAGCCCTAGTTCACG GTTTTGCTGGCTATTTTGATGCGATATTATACGACGACGTACATTTGGGCATTGAACCATCAACAGCAACACCAAATATGTTCAGTTG GTTCGCTATATTTTTCCCATTAAGGACTCCAATGTGCGTGCGACCTGGTTCTCCGGTAGAAGTACATTTTTGGCGTTGTTGTAGTCCTAACAAG GTTTGGTACGAGTGGTGTGTAACATCTCCTTACCAATCTCCGCTACATAACGGTAACGGTCGTTCATATTGGGTCGGCCTAtaa
- the LOC120087351 gene encoding protein arginine N-methyltransferase 1.5 isoform X2, whose translation MPLGDRAGDKSESRYCGVETEFDDDVPQLLLSNLSSAGFDFVVAPLMDPSYRPSLMQKKNGGSAVLPFAGSDLVLSPAQWSSHVVGKISSWIDLDSEDDILRIDSETTLKQEIAWASHLSLQACLLPAPKGTSYANYARCVHQILQGLNNMQLWLRIPLVKVDDDSTDVKSDHLVDSWNLWNSFRLLCEHHSQLSIALDVFTLPSPNALGRWFGESVRAAIFSTDCFLTNSRGYPCLSKRHQKLITGLFNHSIQVVLSGKPLHNVSRGSADSSTGLNKNPSGVQSHPLRCYLDYIAFLYQRMDPLPEQERIELGYRDYLQAPLQPLMDNLESQTYETFEKDAVKYIQYQRAIVKALKDRVPDEKASSITTVLMVVGAGRGPLVRAALQAGEETGRKLKVYAVEKNPNAVVTLHSLVKMEGWEKIVTIISCDMRYWDASEQADILVSELLGSFGDNELSPECLDGAQRFLKQDGISIPSSYTSFIQPITASKLYNDVKAHKDLSHFETAYVVKLHNVARLSPPQPAFTFTHPNRTPEQSNQRYKKLVFEIPNDTGAALVHGFAGYFDAILYDDVHLGIEPSTATPNMFSWFAIFFPLRTPMCVRPGSPVEVHFWRCCSPNKVWYEWCVTSPYQSPLHNGNGRSYWVGL comes from the exons ATGCCGCTTGGAGATAGAGCTGGTGACAAGAGCGAGTCTCGCTATTGTGGCGTCGAGACTGAATTTGATGACGACGTGCCTCAGCTCCTGCTCTCAAATCTCTCTTCTGCTGGATTTGATTTTGTCGTCGCTCCTCTG ATGGATCCATCCTATCGACCAAGCTTGATGCAGAAAAAAAATGGTGGTTCTGCCGTTCTCCCATTTGCTGGATCGGACTTGGTTTTAAGCCCAGCTCAGTGGAGCAGCCACGTTGTTG GAAAAATTAGTTCTTGGATCGACTTAGATTCTGAAGATGATATTCTACGAATTGATTCTGAGACAACTCTAAAGCAAGAGATTGCATGGGCTTCTCATCTCTCTCTGCAG GCATGCCTTCTTCCAGCACCTAAGGGAACATCATATGCTAATTATGCAAGGTGTGTCCATCAGATTTTGCAGGGCCTTAATAATATGCAG TTGTGGCTCAGGATACCTCTGGTGAAGGTTGATGATGATTCTACAGATGTGAAGTCTGATCATTTG GTTGATTCTTGGAATTTGTGGAACTCATTTCGTCTACTTTGCGAGCACCACAGTCAGTTATCAATTGCACTTGACGTTTT TACGTTGCCTTCACCAAATGCGCTTGGACGATGGTTTGGGGAGTCTGTCAGAGCGGCCATATTTAGTACTGAT TGTTTCTTGACAAATTCACGGGGATATCCATGCCTGTCGAAGCGGCACCAGAAGTTGATTACGGGACTTTTCAATCATTCCATTCAG GTAGTTTTATCTGGGAAACCATTGCACAATGTTTCAAGGGGATCTGCAGATTCGTCTACTGGTCTGAACAAAAATCCTTCAG GTGTACAATCTCATCCGTTGAGGTGCTATTTAGATTATATTGCTTTTCTTTACCAGAGAATGGACCCACTTCCTGAGCAAGAACGAATTGAG CTGGGATACAGGGACTACTTACAGGCCCCTCTCCAA CCTCTTATGGATAACCTAGAGTCTCAAACTTATGAAACTTTTGAGAAAGATGCAGTCAAATACATTCAG TACCAACGAGCAATTGTTAAAGCTTTAAAAGATAGGGTGCCAGATGAGAAGGCATCTTCAATAACAACA GTATTGATGGTCGTAGGCGCAGGTCGTGGACCTCTTGTTAGGGCTGCATTGCAG GCTGGAGAAGAAACGGGTCGCAAACTGAAAGTTTATGCTGTGGAGAAAAATCCCAATGCAGTTGTCACGCTTCAT agTTTGGTTAAAATGGAAGGTTGGGAAAAGATTGTTACCATAATTTCTTGCGACATGCGTTACTGGGATGCTTCAGAGCAGGCTGACATTTTG GTCAGTGAGTTGCTGGGCTCTTTTGGTGACAACGAACTATCTCCTGAGTGTCTTGATGGTGCCCAAAGATTTTTAAAACAGGATGGCATTTCAATACCTTCTTC GTACACGAGTTTCATCCAACCAATTACAGCCTCCAAGCTATACAATGAT GTTAAGGCACATAAAGATTTGTCCCACTTTGAAACTGCGTATGTTGTCAAACTGCACAATGTGGCAAGACTCTCGCCTCCTCAGCCT GCTTTTACCTTTACTCACCCAAACCGGACACCTGAACAAAGCAATCAGCGATATAAGAAGCTCGTATTCGAGATACCGAACGATACCGGTGCAGCCCTAGTTCACG GTTTTGCTGGCTATTTTGATGCGATATTATACGACGACGTACATTTGGGCATTGAACCATCAACAGCAACACCAAATATGTTCAGTTG GTTCGCTATATTTTTCCCATTAAGGACTCCAATGTGCGTGCGACCTGGTTCTCCGGTAGAAGTACATTTTTGGCGTTGTTGTAGTCCTAACAAG GTTTGGTACGAGTGGTGTGTAACATCTCCTTACCAATCTCCGCTACATAACGGTAACGGTCGTTCATATTGGGTCGGCCTAtaa
- the LOC120084447 gene encoding ribosomal RNA small subunit methyltransferase H, with the protein MQSELWEMAFRSSMAKFSLFSYSPSQSLRFQHSLFTCTTPPVRIFRCCSIATAADVKNKAKKEKKKNSKNLKASTSVSKSSESSSLSSKLALVKEKRRTRSTKKFDENAIQVGDTAAHIPVMLAEVLDVFSGSSGRPLRSFVDCTVGAGGHSSAIIQAHAELKFYMGMDVDPIALDKAQDRISALFSEDSDLKAYIVLKNFKYVKSLLADSDEKPLDPGVDGILMDLGMSSMQVDDPERGFGVLGDGPLDMRMDPQASLKAEDILNSWPEIEVGRILRVYGEESNWYSLQNKIVKARSQGGLHSTAELVDLIRKSTLGLKGGRQGWIKTATRVFQALRIAVNDELNVLEDTLYTCFDCLAPGGRLAVISFHSLEDRVVKQTFLDIINPKTQGDEHEEDITKIVEENEGWIKQTVIGSKGTVLTKRPITPSEEEERLNRRSRSAKLRVIQKKNVMC; encoded by the exons ATGCAATCGGAGCTGTGGGAAATGGCATTTAGATCATCAATGGCGAAGTTCTCGTTGTTTTCTTATTCTCCGTCGCAATCTCTCCGTTTTCAGCATTCTTTATTCACCTGTACTACTCCGCCGGTGAGAATTTTCCGCTGCTGTTCCATTGCTACCGCTGCTGATGTTAAGAACAAGgcaaagaaggagaagaagaagaattcgAAGAATCTCAAGGCGAGTACCTCCGTTTCGAAATCATCGGaatcttcttctttatcttcGAAGTTAGCTTTGGTGAAGGAGAAAAGGAGGACTCGGTCCACTAAGAAGTTTGATGAGAACGCTATCCAGGTGGGCGACACCGCGGCTCACATCCCGGTGATGCTTGCGGAAGTATTGGACGTATTCTCTGGTTCATCTGGAAGGCCGCTACGCTCCTTTGTAGATTGCACCGTCGGTGCCGGTGGGCATTCCTCAGCG ATAATTCAAGCTCATGCAGAGTTAAAATTTTACATGGGAATGGATGTCGATCCAATTGCACTAGACAAGGCTCAAGATCGGATTAGTGCTTTATTCAGTGAGGATTCTGATTTGAAAGCATATATAGTTCTGAAGAACTTTAAATATGTGAAATCACTACTGGCTGATTCAGATGAGAAACCTTTAGATCCTGGAGTTGATGGAATTTTGATGGATTTGGGAATGTCATCCATGCAG GTGGACGATCCTGAAAGAGGATTTGGGGTCCTTGGTGATGGACCTCTTGATATGCGAATGGATCCTCAG GCAAGTCTAAAAGCAGAGGACATTTTAAACAGTTGGCCGGAAATAGAAGTGGGCCGTATATTACGGGTTTATGGAGAAGAAAGCAACTGGTATTCTCTCCAGAATAAAATCGTAAAAGCTCGATCACAGGGTGGGTTGCATTCGACCGCTGAATTAGTTGATCTTATCCGGAAATCCACTCTAGGGTTAAAAG GCGGAAGACAAGGTTGGATAAAGACAGCAACCAGGGTATTCCAAGCTCTGAGGATTGCTGTTAATGATGAACTGAATGTATTAGAAGACACCTTGTATACATGTTTCGACTGCCTCGCTCCCGGCGGTCGGCTTGCAGTCATCTCCTTCCACAGTTTGGAGGATAGGGTTGTGAAACAAACATTTCTGGACATCATTAACCCCAAAACACAAGGAGATGAACATGAAGAAGACATCACAAAGattgttgaagaaaatgaaggatGGATTAAGCAAACTGTtattggttcaaaaggtacagTCCTCACGAAAAGACCGATTACTCCAtcggaagaggaagagagattGAATCGACGTTCTAGAAGTGCTAAGCTCAGGGtgattcaaaaaaaaaatgtcatgtgCTGA